In Anopheles gambiae chromosome 2, idAnoGambNW_F1_1, whole genome shotgun sequence, a single window of DNA contains:
- the LOC11175826 gene encoding SAM50-like protein CG7639 gives MGGGTSRAEPSQEGRREPDFTRFKARVDRVYIAGLQRTHDDYVQRAARHLFKAQNFQDVIVETANVKDDLLRLGIYKNLRISIDTSKGEGASKNGYTVTFTGEELSRITGNVGVEVGQNDGAATTELVTPNLFGRGERLSLNLSRSYVRNSVVNIKLTKPFYHTAVGDYEPETSITVFRNASPHPWSKYRLEDNGALLDFSFAIPSLGFSNSLQYELGMKELFALDKQTPFFVREHCGPRLVSTFRYIGQYEGRDDSVFPSSGVYAKGTTELIGSRLSQLGIVRQELHAELNVPLFLGASVQLCGRIGAILQDKRKESLPINQLFFPGGPQTLRGFELAGACPRRDGIAAGCRSYWTTGLHLWSPLPFNQYFGGFGNLFRTHAFYNIGTCDTYTTDKLRSTAGIGIAFRMGQKARIEFNYCQPLSYEAGDRVVKGFQFGIGYEFV, from the exons ATGGGAGGCGGAACGTCCAGG GCAGAACCGTCCCAGGAAGGTCGCCGGGAGCCGGATTTTACCCGCTTCAAGGCACGGGTGGACCGGGTGTACATAGCAGGGCTGCAGCGGACGCACGACGACTACGTACAGCGGGCGGCACGTCACCTGTTCAAGGCGCAAAACTTTCAGGACGTTATCGTGGAGACGGCAAA CGTCAAGGATGATCTGCTCCGATTGGGCATCTACAAGAACCTGCGCATCTCGATCGATACGAGCAAGGGCGAGGGAGCGTCCAAGAACGGGTACACGGTCACGTTCACGGGCGAGGAGCTGTCCCGCATCACTGGCAACGTTGGTGTGGAGGTTGGCCAAAACGATGGAGCTGCTACCACCG AATTGGTCACGCCGAACCTGTTTGGACGTGGCGAACGGCTCAGCTTAAACCTAAGCCGCAGCTACGTGCGCAACAGTGTGGTGAATATTAAGCTCACCAAACCCTTCTACCATACGGCCGTGGGCGATTATGAGCCAGA AACCTCCATCACCGTGTTCCGGAATGCATCGCCCCATCCCTGGTCCAAGTATCGGCTCGAGGACAACGGTGCGTTGCTCGACTTTTCCTTCGCCATCCCGTCGCTCGGCTTCAGCAACAGCCTCCAGTACGAGCTGGGCATGAAGGAGCTGTTTGCGCTCGACAAGCAGACGCCGTTCTTCGTGCGCGAACACTGCGGACCCCGGCTAGTGTCTACCTTCCGCTACATTGGCCAGTACGAGGGTCGGGACGATAGCGTGTTTCCGTCGAGCGGCGTGTACGCAAAGGGCACGACCGAGCTGATCGGCAGCCGCCTGTCCCAGCTCGGCATCGTACGGCAGGAGCTGCATGCCGAGCTGAACGTGCCACTGTTTCTCGGCGCCTCGGTGCAGCTGTGCGGTCGGATCGGTGCGATACTGCAGGACAAGCGCAAGGAATCGCTACCGATCAATCAGCTGTTTTTCCCCGGCGGTCCGCAAACGTTGCGCGGCTTCGAGCTGGCCGGTGCTTGCCCGCGGCGCGACGGCATTGCGGCCGGCTGTCGATCATACTGGACGACGGGGCTGCATCTGTGGAGCCCGCTGCCCTTCAACCAGTACTTTGGCGGGTTCGGCAATCTGTTCCGGACGCATGCGTTCTACAATATCGGCACGTGCGATACTTACACCACGG ACAAACTGCGCAGCACGGCAGGAATCGGCATCGCGTTCCGCATGGGCCAGAAGGCGCGCATCGAGTTCAACTACTGCCAGCCGCTCTCGTACGAGGCGGGCGATCGGGTAGTGAAAGGGTTCCAGTTTGGCATCGGTTACGAGTTTGTCTAG